The nucleotide sequence GGCCCAACCCGCAGCATTAAcctttccagaggaaaagcCAGCACAACCGCATTGACCCTCGGCCCCAAAGCCGCCGCACTCACGGATTTCGCCGCTCCGGGAGTTCAGGGCGGCTACTACATTCTCCTCGGTGGCCACGACGAGCTTCTTCGAGCCCTGCGAGGCCTCCAAGGAGGCGAACTTGAGCTTCCCCACGTACTGCTGCCTCCTGCGAGAGGGAACAGGAGCGCCGGTGAGATCGGACCCGGGGCGGcagcggcgcggcgggcgcggggcctATCCGCGGGAGGGGGAACCCAGCCCGGCGGGACCCCCCGTGCTCACCAGTCGAACTTGCCCACTTGGTCCTCGTAGACGGCGGCGGCCAAAGGCAGCAGGACCggcagcaggaccagcagcagcggcggcggcggcacccGCGGCCTCGCCGCCATGgcagcggccccggccccggcgcccGGGGGACCTTCGGCACCGCGGGACCGCCCGCACTGCCGCCTGCGCGGGGAAAGGGCGCCAGCGCCGTGGGGAGCGCAGGCAGCGCACGGGGCAGTCCCGCCCGCTCCCGGCAGCCCGCGCGCCGCTCGGGGGCCTCGGAGCACGGCGGAACCATGCCCAAGTCCAAGCGGGACCGCAAGGGTGGGAGCGGCACCCCCGAGCCCCGGTCCCGGACACCTTGCCCGGACACGtccctctccccactccctTCTCCGTCCTTTtcccatcccttgtccccatccctttctccatcccatctcccATCCCCTTCCTCATCCTTCCGACTCCTTGCCCATACCCCGTCCCGATCACCGTCCCCTTCCCCATCACCgtccccttccccatcccgCCCTGACGCTCTCTCCGCTCCCCGCAGTGTCCCTGACGCGGACGCCCCGCAAGGGGCTGGAGGCCAAGCAGGCGCTGATCGCCGAGGTGAGTCTGGCCCGGGCCCGGGCCCCTCTCCCATTTCCCTGTCCTCCCCGTTCCCCCCGCCCCCTGTGCCCGTCCCTGTCCCGGTAACGGCCCCCTCGCAGCTGCGGCGCTGTGTGGACACCTACAAGTACATCTTCGTCTTCTCCGTGGCCAACATGAGGAACAACAAGCTGAAGGATGTGCGGAACGCCTGGAAGCACAGCAGGTGGGCAGGGGGGTGGTGCCGGGGGGATGCCCAAGGGGATGAGCTCCAGGGCTGAcatccttctcctgctcctcctgggccAGGATCTTCTTCGGGAAGAACAAGGTGATGATGGTGGCACTGGGCCGGGAGCCGAGCAGCGAGTACAAGGAGAACCTGCACAAGGTACCTGCTGGGGGTTCCTCTGGGTGTCCTAAAGCTTCACCTGGCGTATTCCACATCCTGGAATAACATCCTGGGGTCACCgttctgtgtgtgttttaattGAACCCATCCATGTGCTGCCACAAAGGCTCTGTTGTGAGTGGAGCTGTGCAGGACCGAGCCCTTGCAGGCGAGTCCCCTTGCTCCCCAGTCCCCATGGATGCTCCTTTCTTCCAGGTCAGCAAACACCTGAGAGGGGAGGTCGGGCTCCTCTTCACCAACCGCACCAGGGACGAGGTGGATGAGTAAGtaccagcctggcacagcctcttTGTTGCCACAAAAGCCCTTcactccctgctgcttcccttcaaGCAGGGATGGTCTCATGGGCCTTTTCCACTCCTCTTTGTCAGCCATTCCTGCGACAGCTGGGCAGAATCgtggaagggtttgggttgggaaagaccttaaagctcacctcGTTCCACccccttggacacttccagggatggggcagccacagcctctttAAGGACTGTAGGGCAGGCTGTGCCTCAATCCCTGCCTCAGCCCAGGGCTGTTCTCCCACAGCTGAAGCTCTCCCTGCCCGTCTCTGTCCCAGGTGGTTCTCCAAGTTCCGGGAGCTGGACTTTGCCCGCGCTGGGAACAAGGCGCCGTACGGGGTGAGCCTGGACACGGGGCCCCTGGAGCAGTTCCCCCACTCCATGGAGCCGCAGCTGCGGCAGCTGGGACTGCCCACGGCGCTGAAGAAAGGtacagcaggggctgggagggtcAGCTCCGGCCTTGTCGGTGCAGCTGGGAGCTCTTACGGAGAACATTAAATACAGAGTGGGGTTTAGGCCTGGAGAAAACCTCAGGGACAACTTTGTCCTTGTTGGGCTGGGGCTAGGACTCCTTATGTCCTtcttgtgctgctgttcccaaaCTCGTGTCAAAGGCTGAGTAAAACCCTCAGATTTCTCCACAATGCCACCTTTCTCCAGTGGAAACAGCTCGGATTAACCCACTCAGGAACCAGGTGTGGGGTTTTGGAGCTGATCTCCCCCATCTCCGTGGGGTGCACTGATACTGCCTGGGAAGGTGTCAGCTCCAGGGGGTGGTGTTGGAGAGggtcctggctctgtcccccaCATTCCAGGGGAGTTCCCAGGGCCTGGGAGCCTATTTCCAGGGGTTTTGCTCTGCAGGAGTGGTGACGCTGCTTTCGGATTACGAAGTGTGCAAGGAAGGGGATGTTCTCACCCCGGAACAGGCCCGTGTGCTGGTGAGTAACAGGCCCTGCTTCCTGACACAAAACAACTAATAATTAATTAACACAACTCCTAAAACTCAGCAGCAATTAATTTGGTTCCTGCTTTGCTCCACTTCCCACCTGGAAGCGGAATTTACTGTTTTGCTAGGCTGGGCATGGAGACAGTAAAGCAGGAATGACAGATTTGTGTCCTCTCCCAGAAACTCTTTGGCTACGAGATGGCAGAGTTTAAAGTCACCATGAAGTTTCTGTGGAATTCTGAGACGGGAGACTTCCAGAAGCTCATGGGAgacacagcagaggaggaggaggaggaagaggaggatgacGACGATGGCAGCAATGAGGACTAACAGCCTGGACACCAGAGAGTTCTAttttagggagaaaaagaggagggTATTTCTCTTCCCTGGGTGCACCTGGACTGGGATGATCTTTATATAAAATGACCTGactacacttttttttaatatttatataaatatctatGTAAAACTCCAGCTGGTTGTTACTGCTCCCTGTTGCTGTTGGTGGATCCTGGGATCTGAGGAAATGCCACCTCAAACATGAAAACTGGGCAGAAAGGGTGTAAATGTAATGCAACTTGGATACAGCACAATAGGAAAGATGCTGAGAGTTTGTTATTCTGACACAGAAGAAGATAATTAGCTCAATCCTTGGAATTTTAcctcatctctggaagtgttcaaggtcaggctggatggggcttggagcaccctgggatagtggaaggtgttcctgcccatggcagggggtggaacgagatgagaTTTAAGgaccttccaacccaaaccattctggagTTCTGTGATTCAAAGGCCCCAGGTGCTGCCAAAGAGATGCCAGGTTCCAGGTGCAGGTCAGAGATGGGGTCTGCATTAGAAAGAGGTTTTATTCTTGTATGTAGTTACTTAAGATTTCACATTAAAGCAGAACAGGGGCTTTCACCTCGTTAACACATTCATTTTCCTGATCAGCTGCATCCTGAATCACGGGgtgtgctgggagagctgaggagcCGGGAGGGAGGAACAACTGAGGCACGGGTGTGGATCCTACAAAGC is from Corvus moneduloides isolate bCorMon1 chromosome 22, bCorMon1.pri, whole genome shotgun sequence and encodes:
- the MRTO4 gene encoding mRNA turnover protein 4 homolog isoform X1, coding for MPKSKRDRKVSLTRTPRKGLEAKQALIAELRRCVDTYKYIFVFSVANMRNNKLKDVRNAWKHSRIFFGKNKVMMVALGREPSSEYKENLHKVSKHLRGEVGLLFTNRTRDEVDEWFSKFRELDFARAGNKAPYGVSLDTGPLEQFPHSMEPQLRQLGLPTALKKGVVTLLSDYEVCKEGDVLTPEQARVLKLFGYEMAEFKVTMKFLWNSETGDFQKLMGDTAEEEEEEEEDDDDGSNED
- the MRTO4 gene encoding mRNA turnover protein 4 homolog isoform X2, producing MPKSKRDRKVSLTRTPRKGLEAKQALIAELRRCVDTYKYIFVFSVANMRNNKLKDVRNAWKHSRIFFGKNKVMMVALGREPSSEYKENLHKVSKHLRGEVGLLFTNRTRDEVDEWFSKFRELDFARAGNKAPYGVSLDTGPLEQFPHSMEPQLRQLGLPTALKKGVVTLLSDYEVCKEGDVLTPEQARVLRNLLFC